A window of Ipomoea triloba cultivar NCNSP0323 chromosome 2, ASM357664v1 contains these coding sequences:
- the LOC116010866 gene encoding stigma-specific STIG1-like protein 1, which produces MKVMMMIKLFVTAIAIAVALTIAISTTKNIDSSVVVVEGDTAAAAVVPPSRRVSRFLAEDKNARAADHCKNDDEICYVVEGKNSTCCNNKCMDLGYDRHNCGACKNKCKFTTTCCRGECVNRVPSINGVWNSQQMQVYHCDTCNSPCKHWSKGEGGNHVKLRDYPCVLRPVNGLINGGLN; this is translated from the coding sequence ATgaaggtgatgatgatgatcaaaCTGTTCGTAACCGCCATTGCCATCGCCGTTGCGTTAACCATCGCGATTTCGACGACGAAAAACATCGACAGTAGCGTCGTCGTCGTCGAAGGGGacacggcggcggcggcagttGTGCCGCCGTCAAGAAGAGTGAGTCGTTTCCTGGCGGAGGATAAGAATGCGAGAGCGGCGGATCACTGCAAGAACGACGACGAGATCTGCTACGTAGTGGAAGGGAAGAACTCCACTTGCTGCAACAACAAATGCATGGACTTGGGCTACGATCGACACAACTGCGGCGCGTGCAAGAACAAATGCAAGTTTACCACCACTTGTTGCAGAGGTGAGTGCGTGAATAGAGTCCCCTCCATTAATGGCGTATGGAACTCACAACAAATGCAAGTTTACCACTGCGACACTTGCAATAGCCCCTGCAAGCATTGGAGCAAAGGAGAAGGCGGGAACCATGTGAAATTACGTGACTATCCCTGTGTTTTACGGCCAGTTAACGGACTCattaacggaggactaaattag